The Streptomyces sp. NBC_01439 genome contains the following window.
TCTCTCCGCATCTCCTCGGGCACGGGCTCGGTCAACTGATCCCACCAGCCCGTCTGCGGCCCGAGCGGGTGGCCGTACGCGATGCCTGTGGGTTGACCGTCCGAGCTGCGTGCCAAGGCGCTCCGAAAGCCGGGCTTACGGGTCTGCGACCGAAATCGGCGAAACGCGGCCGCAACGTCGCTCTCCCCCTCGTGGTACGGCGCCTCGGCGAACGCCTCGGCGTAGACGAGCCGGAAGGCACTCTCGGCCTCCGCGGCAGCCGACCCACCGAGCTGCTCGACCGACGCTCCCCCAGCCTGAGTCATGGGACGTCCTCTCATACGGTCTCGTGAATGCGCGCCACGCACGCGCGGGCAGTTGGGCTGTCGACTACCCCGGCCGCCCGCTTGAAGTCACGCACCTTGCCCGTCAGACGGGGTGAAGCGATGCCACCCAAGGTGTCGAGCACTCCGTTCACTTCGGCGCACGCCTCGTCGACCTCCCCAGTGGCCAGAAGCACATCAGCGAGCCTGACGCGGTACGAGGCACTGTTCCTGGCCAATCCACCACCCATGCTGCTCAGAGCCGCGCGCAGGAACGGAACTGCGCGCTTGGGTTGCGCAGCACGCACGTACATGTCCGCCGTCGCGTAGTCGACCTCGAAGGGCCCCACGAACCGGGCCCAGTTCGGTACTTCCGGATCGGAGGTCGCGCGCCCCTGGTAGGTGACCGCCCGGGTCAGGGCGCGACGCGCGCCCGACAGATCCCCGGCATGCGTGGCGACGTTGGCATCTCGAAGGGCAATCACAAGGTGAACCGTCGGGCCGGCACCCGCTCGGCTCGCGAGACGGTAGGCGTTCTCGACTGCGCTCGCCGCTTCCCACGACCGGTTCGCCTTGACCGCGAGGAGTACCAGAGTCTCCAGCACCGATACTTGTAGCAATGGGCTGTCGACGAACTGGGCCGCGGCAAGGGCTTCCATGCAGGCGGAACGGCCTTCAGCGAAGCGTCCCCCGTCGTAGCCGTACCAGGCACGATGCCCGTACAGCTCTGCGAGCATCGTCTGTAGCTCCCGACCGACACGCGACGTGTACGAGGCGCTCCCGAGGGCGCGTGTGATCTCTTGCTCGATGCCTCCGGCCTCGGCCCCCGCAGGAACGCTTCCCGCGGTGTGGTCCGTCTGATAAAGACCGTCCAGCCGTTCTCTCAGCCGGCCGAGATCGGCCGTACCGATGCGGGGCCCTGCTGCCGGCGGGAGCAGGGCCGCAGCGGCGAGA
Protein-coding sequences here:
- a CDS encoding helix-turn-helix domain-containing protein, whose amino-acid sequence is MAGQVTGGLARLRQAAGYTQESFVEAFRQEAVRLGVAAAVSVRQLRRWERETPPPLPHPGQQAVLEALFGVPLTEMGFDTPAHRVSVAVPISDAEGVKRRTFVADAGALAAAALLPPAAGPRIGTADLGRLRERLDGLYQTDHTAGSVPAGAEAGGIEQEITRALGSASYTSRVGRELQTMLAELYGHRAWYGYDGGRFAEGRSACMEALAAAQFVDSPLLQVSVLETLVLLAVKANRSWEAASAVENAYRLASRAGAGPTVHLVIALRDANVATHAGDLSGARRALTRAVTYQGRATSDPEVPNWARFVGPFEVDYATADMYVRAAQPKRAVPFLRAALSSMGGGLARNSASYRVRLADVLLATGEVDEACAEVNGVLDTLGGIASPRLTGKVRDFKRAAGVVDSPTARACVARIHETV
- a CDS encoding GNAT family N-acetyltransferase, with product MTQAGGASVEQLGGSAAAEAESAFRLVYAEAFAEAPYHEGESDVAAAFRRFRSQTRKPGFRSALARSSDGQPTGIAYGHPLGPQTGWWDQLTEPVPEEMRREDGQRTFGLMELAVRAAWRGQGIAGRLHGILLDGVEAERVLLNVHPESTAAVAAYRAWGYRKVGEARPWSGADLHDVMLLDLR